The Gemmatimonas aurantiaca T-27 DNA segment GGCTTCAAGACGCGGCTGCCCGTTCCAGAGCTCCACCAGACAGCGACTGGGCTCCACGCCTGCCCGCAGGTCGTGGCCATACCGTCCGTTCCGGGGAATACGACGAATGCCCGGCATGCCATCGAGCATGTCGGCCCAATACTGCGGACGCATGCTGCGCAGCTCGCCGGCATCGCGGAAGTGCCCGATGCCGGCCCGACGCCGGCACTCGAATCCATCGAGACTGGTGATGGCACAGGTGTTCTGATCGACCACACGCACCGCGTCCAACACCTGCGGCAGACGTTCGAGCTGCATCCGAACGCGGGTCGTCCCCGTCGGTGGCACCACGATGACATCCACGCGCTGGCGATGTCCAACTAACCGCAGTGTGAGTGTGTACTGACCGCCCCGCAGACCGGGGAACAGGAAGCTGCCGGTTGGCGAGGAGGTGGTTCGGCGACCGCCGGGCTCCAGCAACACCGTCACGTTCGGCAGTGGGCGTCCTGTCGAATCGGAGATCGTGCCCTGCACGGCCGCCCCTTGTCCAGTCTCAGCGTTCGCCTGCGCGATGGCCGTGAACGTCCACATCAGCATGACGGTGGCCAGCAGACGGATCGGGAGGCACATAGTCAAAGGTGCCCCCAACTCGTGTGCCAGGCCAGCGAACTCGGCCTGGCACACCAGCAGCCCGCATCTGCTGCTGGACAGGGCTGGCATGCGTGCAGCATGATGGGCCTGTCGCGCAGTCCAATTCTTCTGCGCCTTCCGCCACCCGATCCGGCCCCCCTCCCGTGCAGACACGTCACGGCTTCACGCTGCTGAGCCTTCAGGAATTCGAGCACTGGCTCACGCAGCAACGCGTGGGTCGTACCGTGCTCACGCTGCAGCAACACCACACCTGGTCGCCCAGCTATCGGCAGTTCAGCGGCGCGAATCACTTTGAACTGCAGCAGGGCATGAAGTACCACCATGTCACCAACAATGGTTGGGCCGACATCGGGCAGCACTTTACCAGCTTCCCCGACGGCTCCATCATGACCGGCCGATCGCTCGAACTGGTGCCGGCGTGCATCAAGGGGCAAAACGCGCACGCCATCTGCATTGAGCACATCGGCAATTTCGACGCGGGCAGCGACACCATGTCTCCATCGCACCGTTCGGCGATCGTTGGCATGACGGCCAGCATCTGCCGCCGCTTCGCGATTCCGGTGAATACCGACCGTGTGGTCTATCATCACTGGTTCGATCTCGACACCGGGGCGCGCACCAACGGCACCGGCACCACCAAGACCTGCCCCGGCACCGCGTTCTTCGGCGGCAATACCGTGCAGCACGCGCAGAACAGTTTTCTGCCGCTCGTCCGTCAGCAACTTGGTGGCCAGCCGCCAGCCCCGCTTCCCTCCACGGTGCGCTATGGCGTCGTGAAAGCCGACACCTTGAACGTGCGCGCCGCACCGGCCGCCAATGCTGCGCGCAGCAACATCGTGCGGCTCGGCGCCATCCTGCGCATCCACGATGAGCGCGACGGCTGGTATCGCCTCTCGGCCACCAACGAGGAATGGGTGAGCACCCGGTACGTCCAACTGGTCGACCGTGCGACGGTCAATGCCGATGTGCTCAACGTGCGCAGCGGCCCGGGAACGCAGTTCGACAAACTCGCCGCACTCGCGCGCAGCCAGGAAGTGTTTGTCCATGAGCGACGCGACGGATGGTGTCGCATCGGACAGGAATCCCGCTGGGTCGCAGCGTCCCATCTCACATTCGCCTGACACGCAGGTCATTTCCCTCACTGGAGTGAACATGTTCGACCCTCGTTTGCGCATGGCCGGTCTGGCCCTGTTGCTGGCCACGGCGTCCACGGTGGCCAAGGCTCAGAACGCCCGCCCCGCCCCCGACCAGGCGGGTGTCGCCCGGTTGACGGCCCAGTACGTCAAACGTGAAGTGAGTATCCCGATGCGGGATGGTACCAAGCTGTTCACAGCCATCTATGTGCCACGGGACAGCAGCAAGGCGGTCCCGATCCTGCTCATGCGCACGCCGTACAGTGTGGCTCCCTATGGGGCCACGGCGTATCCGGCACAGCTCGGCCCCTTCCCCGACATCGACAAGGAAGGTTGGATCTTCGTGAACCAGGATGTACGTGGTCGCTACATGAGCGAAGGCTATCACCAGTTCATGACACCGAATCGCGGACCCAATCGCAAGACCGGCGATGTGGATGAATCCACGGACACGTACGACACGATCGAGTGGATTCTGAAGAACGTCCACCATCACAATGGTCGTGTTGGCACCTGGGGCAACTCGGCACCCGGCTTCTTCGTGACCGCAGGCATGATCGACGCACATCCAGCCCACAAGTTTGCGTATCCATCGGCGCCGATGGTGGACTGGTGGATGGGCGATGACCGCCACATGAATGGTCTGTTCAAGCTGTCGCAGACCTACAACTTCATGCGCAACTTCGACCAGCCGCGCAACGGACTGATCACCCAGTATCCCGCCGGTCCAGCGTCGGGCACAACGGATGGCTATGCCTGGCACCTCGCCATGGGCGCCTTCTCCAACTACGGCCCCGGTCCGCTGCAGAACCGCGTCGCGTTCTGGGACTCCATCACCGTCCACGCCGACTACGACGCATTCTGGCAGGCCCGCGCCATCTGGAAGCACGCCAAGAACATCACCCCCGCCGTGCTGCTGGTCGGTGGGTGGTACGACGTGGAAGACCCGTATGGCATGCTGCGGCTGAATCAGAGCATGCAGGCCGACAGCCGGAGCACCAAGCAGATGTTCGTGGTCGGGCCGTGGTCACACGGCGGCTGGAACCGTGCCGACTTCCCGACGTTCGGTGCATTCACCAATGGCAGTCCGACCGGGAAGTTCTTCCGCGATTCCATCGGTATGCCTGCTTTCCGCTGTCTTCTCAAGGATGACTGCGGAAACTTTCAGTTCGGCGGAGCGCTGATGTTCGAGGCCGGCACCAATCAGTGGAAGCGATTCGAAGCGTGGCCGCCCAAGCAGGCGCGTCAGCGCACGCTGTACCTGCGTGAACAGGGACGGGTCGCCTTTGAAGCGCCGAAGTCCGCTGGCGCGGCAGGGATCGACCGGTACGTGAGTGATCCGACGAAGCCCGTGCCATACACGATGGGCACGACCTTCGGTTTCAACGCACAATATCCCACCGAGGACCAGCGCTTCGCGTCCCGTCGTCCGGACGTACTGGTCTATCGCTCGGACGTACTCACCGAGGACCTGACGGTCGCCGGCCCACTCTCGGCCCTGCTGCACATCGCCAGCACCGGCACCGACGCGGATTTTGTGGTGAAGGTCATTGATCAATACCCCAATGATGCCGCTCCGGAGTTCGAAGGCGGACCGCGCCTCGATGCCTATGAGCGTCTTGTACGCCCCGGCGTTGCGCGTGCTCGCTGGCGCAAGGGTTACACGCGCAGTGTGCCGCTGGTGGCCAATACGGCCGACACCATCCGCGTGCCGCTCGACGACGTGATGCACACGTTCAAAAAGGGCCATCGCATCGTGGTGCATGTGCAGAGCTCGTGGTATCCCGCCGTCGATCGCAACCCGCAGCGATTCGTTCCCAACATCTACAAGGCCAAGGATTCCGACTTCCAATCCGCCACCATGACCATCTACCGCACGGCGGCCCGTGCCTCCCACCTCTCGCTCACTGTCATGCCGTAACGCTGTTGCCCCCCTGCACCGCCCCCTGATTCCCTCCATCATGCAGGAGTCCCTTCGATGACAGCAGTTTCCCCCCGCCGAGCCTTGCTCGCGACGGCGTCCGCGCTCGTTGCGCTGGCGTTGTCGGCCAGCACGTTGCTCGCGCAGACGCGTACCATCTCGGGCCAAGTGCTCGAAGAGGGATCGCGCGCGCCCATCACCGCCGCCCAATTGCAGGTGCAAGGTACCAACCTTGGCGCACTCACCCGGGAGGATGGTCGATTCACCATCGCCGGTGTCGCGTCGGGTGACGTCGTCCTGGTGGTGCGACGCCTGGGTTACCCGATGACCCGCGTGCCAGTCGGCGCCACCACCAACACCGTCGAAATCGTCCTCAAGAAGGACGTCCTCAATCTCGACCAGGTGGTCGTGACAGGTCAGGCCACGGGTATCTCGCGTCGCAACCTGGCCAACGATGTTGCCAGTGTGAGCGCGGCCGAAATGACCAAGGTGTCGGCCCAGTCGATCGAAAACGCCATGCAAGGCAAGATCGCCGGCGCACAGATCTCACAGTCCACCGGCGCGCCGGGTGGCGGCAACCGCATTCGTATTCGCGGCATTTCCTCCATCCTCGGATCCGCGCAGCCATTGTACGTCATCGACGGTGTCATCGTCTCCGACGTATCCGTCGGATCGGGCACGAACAAGGTGACCCGCGCATCGGGCACGAGCATCTCGGTGGGCAATCAGGAAGCCCCGGTCAACCGCATCGCCGACCTCAATCCCAATGACATCGAAAATGTCGATGTGCTGAAGGGTTCGGCGGCGGCCGCGATCTACGGCTCCAAGGCGTCGGGTGGTGTCATCATCATCACGACCAAGCGCGGCAAGGCGGGCAAGCCCCGGTTTTCGTTGCGTATGGGCGCTGGTACGTCCGATCTGGCGTATCGCAACGATTCGCGGCACTTCAAGACCCTGGCCGATGCCGTGGCCGTATTCGGTGCGGGCATCACCCCGTTCTATGATCCCAATCGTCAGCTCAATTACGAGACGCTGGCCTATGGGAACAATCCGCTCAACTCCGACCTCTCGCTCAGCGTGAGCGGTGGCAGTGAAGACACGCGCTATTTCGTGTCGGC contains these protein-coding regions:
- a CDS encoding CocE/NonD family hydrolase produces the protein MFDPRLRMAGLALLLATASTVAKAQNARPAPDQAGVARLTAQYVKREVSIPMRDGTKLFTAIYVPRDSSKAVPILLMRTPYSVAPYGATAYPAQLGPFPDIDKEGWIFVNQDVRGRYMSEGYHQFMTPNRGPNRKTGDVDESTDTYDTIEWILKNVHHHNGRVGTWGNSAPGFFVTAGMIDAHPAHKFAYPSAPMVDWWMGDDRHMNGLFKLSQTYNFMRNFDQPRNGLITQYPAGPASGTTDGYAWHLAMGAFSNYGPGPLQNRVAFWDSITVHADYDAFWQARAIWKHAKNITPAVLLVGGWYDVEDPYGMLRLNQSMQADSRSTKQMFVVGPWSHGGWNRADFPTFGAFTNGSPTGKFFRDSIGMPAFRCLLKDDCGNFQFGGALMFEAGTNQWKRFEAWPPKQARQRTLYLREQGRVAFEAPKSAGAAGIDRYVSDPTKPVPYTMGTTFGFNAQYPTEDQRFASRRPDVLVYRSDVLTEDLTVAGPLSALLHIASTGTDADFVVKVIDQYPNDAAPEFEGGPRLDAYERLVRPGVARARWRKGYTRSVPLVANTADTIRVPLDDVMHTFKKGHRIVVHVQSSWYPAVDRNPQRFVPNIYKAKDSDFQSATMTIYRTAARASHLSLTVMP
- a CDS encoding SH3 domain-containing protein — encoded protein: MQTRHGFTLLSLQEFEHWLTQQRVGRTVLTLQQHHTWSPSYRQFSGANHFELQQGMKYHHVTNNGWADIGQHFTSFPDGSIMTGRSLELVPACIKGQNAHAICIEHIGNFDAGSDTMSPSHRSAIVGMTASICRRFAIPVNTDRVVYHHWFDLDTGARTNGTGTTKTCPGTAFFGGNTVQHAQNSFLPLVRQQLGGQPPAPLPSTVRYGVVKADTLNVRAAPAANAARSNIVRLGAILRIHDERDGWYRLSATNEEWVSTRYVQLVDRATVNADVLNVRSGPGTQFDKLAALARSQEVFVHERRDGWCRIGQESRWVAASHLTFA
- a CDS encoding carboxypeptidase-like regulatory domain-containing protein, whose protein sequence is MCLPIRLLATVMLMWTFTAIAQANAETGQGAAVQGTISDSTGRPLPNVTVLLEPGGRRTTSSPTGSFLFPGLRGGQYTLTLRLVGHRQRVDVIVVPPTGTTRVRMQLERLPQVLDAVRVVDQNTCAITSLDGFECRRRAGIGHFRDAGELRSMRPQYWADMLDGMPGIRRIPRNGRYGHDLRAGVEPSRCLVELWNGQPRLEATDDDGVTFYPDELWLPNDVVAIEYYDEPAKIPTRYKPLAWPVLAPESCRLLIYWMRGAAPALRDTTQNTR